Within Terriglobales bacterium, the genomic segment GTCGGACTGGCGGCCACCCTGGTGGCTGCCCTGGCAGTACCGGGCCCGGGACAGCGCGGCGGCCGCCCCGCTCCCCCGCCACGCGCGCCCATCCAGCAGCAGCCGGTGCGCCAACCGCAGAACAACGTCTCGCCCTTCAGTACGGCCGACACCAGCACCCCCAACTTCGCCAAGAGCGACAGCCGCCCGCTCAAGTTCTCGACCTCGGTGCAGATGGTGCTGGTGCCGGCGGTGGTCACCGACAAGTCCGGGCATCACATCACCGGCCTCACCAAGGACGACTTCCTCTTGCTGGAAGACGGCAAGGAGCAGAGGATCGCCAGCTTCGAGGAGATCCATGCGGGCTCCGCGCCCGTCGTCCGCTCCCCCGCCCCCGCCAACCAGTTCAGTAACGTGGCGGTGGGTGACGAATCGCCGCGCCATTTCACCGTCATCGCCCTGGACACCGTCAATACCCCGTTTCTGGACCAGACGCGGGCGCGCGAAGCTCTGGTGAAGTACCTCGCGGAAACCCTCAGCGAGGGCCAGCCGGTCATGCTGTGCACCATCGGGCGCGGCGGCATCAAGGTGATCCACGACTTCACCACCGACCCGGCCGTGCTGCGGGCGGCCCTGCAGAAAGTCCACGCCGAACTGCCGCCGGCCACCGGCGGCGGCAACCCCGCCGATGCTCCCCCGGTGGACTCCAAGACCTTCGCCAGCCAAGGTGCGACCGTGGAAGCCGACCAGTTGCTCGCCTTCATCCAGGGCCTGGACCAGTCGCCTGCCTTCGAGCAGGACCTGTCCGTGGCCACCACGCTGGAGGCCTTCCAGTACATCGCCCAGGCCTTCGACGGCATTCCCGGGCGCAAGTCTCTGATCTGGGTGACCGGCAGCTTCCCCTTCAACATCGACACCGATACCTCCGCGCTGCTGGGCTCGGGGAGCCCCTCGGGACTCTACGAGCGCACCTTCCAGATGCTGAACAACGCCAACATCGCCGTCTATCCAGTGGACGCGCGCGGGCTGGTGTCGGTGGGCATGCCGGACGCTTCCGTGGCCTCCACCCACGCCAATGTGACCAATCCCAGCGTGGTCATCCAGAACGCGCTGTCGACGCACATGGACACCATCGCCACCCTGGAACAGGTGGCGGCCATGACCGGGGGCCGCGCCTTCTACAATCGCAACGACCTCGACGGCGCCTTCCGCGAGGCCGCCGACGACTCCTCCGACTACTACCTGCTCGGCTACTACCTGGACAAGACCAACACCAAGGCGGGCTGGCGC encodes:
- a CDS encoding VWA domain-containing protein; this translates as MSSSTVAGKVGLAATLVAALAVPGPGQRGGRPAPPPRAPIQQQPVRQPQNNVSPFSTADTSTPNFAKSDSRPLKFSTSVQMVLVPAVVTDKSGHHITGLTKDDFLLLEDGKEQRIASFEEIHAGSAPVVRSPAPANQFSNVAVGDESPRHFTVIALDTVNTPFLDQTRAREALVKYLAETLSEGQPVMLCTIGRGGIKVIHDFTTDPAVLRAALQKVHAELPPATGGGNPADAPPVDSKTFASQGATVEADQLLAFIQGLDQSPAFEQDLSVATTLEAFQYIAQAFDGIPGRKSLIWVTGSFPFNIDTDTSALLGSGSPSGLYERTFQMLNNANIAVYPVDARGLVSVGMPDASVASTHANVTNPSVVIQNALSTHMDTIATLEQVAAMTGGRAFYNRNDLDGAFREAADDSSDYYLLGYYLDKTNTKAGWRKLTVRTHRDGAHVRARDGFFLTRTLMDPTETRQMDLYVALQSPLDYSALPVTVRIASIQNEGGTRRVHFEIVLPANAASIDAGDGNRLNLDFAAVARDPKGDGKAVFSQTFSSKLKPDGVALIRDSGITYTNVLDLPPGEYSIRFVVRDNLNGRMGSVLAPVKVM